From Vigna unguiculata cultivar IT97K-499-35 chromosome 5, ASM411807v1, whole genome shotgun sequence, the proteins below share one genomic window:
- the LOC114186101 gene encoding probable solanesyl-diphosphate synthase 3, chloroplastic, producing MMSVTGKTIDFAGKNLVSCGCSSNASFDRYTVRNYARVSSKGCGKGHGTCRLFCCTRRNTQCRVSSMKTAEPTVNGGTQAIEGLNKGLNLKGYSETPISAARFFEAVADDLLTLNKNLQSIVGAENPVLMSAAEQIFSAGGKRMRPALVFLVARATAELLGLKELTVKHRRLAEIIEMIHTASLIHDDVLDESDLRRGKKTIHQIFGTRVAVLAGDFMFAQSSWYLANLENIEVIKLISQVIKDFASGEIKQASSLFDCDVELEEYLIKSYYKTASLIAASTKGAAIFSGADSGITEKMYEYGRNLGLSFQIVDDILDFTQSAEQLGKPSGSDLAKGNLTAPVIFALEKEPKLRDIIESEFSEDGSLDEAINLVKSCGSIERAQELAKEKADLAIQSLQCLPQSVYRLALEDMVAYNLQRIA from the exons ATGATGTCTGTCACAGGCAAAACCATTGATTTTGCTGGAAAAAATTTGGTCTCATGTGGATGCTCTTCCAATGCTTCTTTTGATAGGTACACAGTCAGGAACTACGCCAGGGTTAGTTCTAAAGGGTGTGGTAAAGGCCATGGAACATGTAGGTTGTTCTGTTGTACGAGGAGGAACACTCAGTGTCGGGTTTCTTCTATGAAGACTGCAGAACCTACCGTGAATG GGGGGACTCAAGCAATTGAAGGCCTTAACAAAGGATTGAACTTGAAGGGTTATTCAGAAACCCCAATTTCTGCAGCTAGGTTCTTTGAGGCGGTTGCTGATGATTTGTTAACTCTCAATAAAAATCTGCAGTCG ATTGTAGGAGCAGAAAATCCAGTTTTAATGTCTGCAGCTGAGCAGATTTTTAGTGCTGGTGGGAAGAGGATGAGACCAGCTCTGGTGTTCTTGGTGGCAAGGGCAACTGCAGAGTTGCTTGGCTTGAA GGAGCTTACTGTAAAGCATCGACGTTTAGCGGAGATCATTGAAATGATTCATACTGCAAGTTTGATACATGATGATGTACTAGATGAGAGTGACCTTCGAAGAG GGAAGAAAACTATCCATCAAATTTTTGGAACAAGAGTTGCAGTGCTGGCTGGAGACTTCATGTTTGCACAGTCATCATGGTATCTAGCCAACCTTGAAAATATTGAAGTCATTAAACTAATCAGCCAG GTGATCAAAGATTTTGCAAGTGGGGAAATAAAGCAGGCCTCAAGTTTGTTTGATTGTGATGTTGAACTTGAAGAGTATCTAATTAAGAGCTATTACAAGACAGCATCCTTGATTGCGGCCAGCACCAAGGGAGCTGCGATCTTCAGCGGTGCCGACAGCGGCATCACTGAGAAAATGTATGAATATGGAAGGAATCTGGGTCTGTCCTTCCAAATTGTGGATGACATTTTGGATTTCACTCAATCAGCAGAGCAACTGGGAAAGCCTTCTGGCAGTGACCTTGCCAAGGGCAACCTTACTGCACCAGTAATATTTGCACTGGAGAAAGAACCAAAATTGAGGGATATCATTGAGTCTGAATTCAGTGAGGATGGTTCCCTTGATGAGGCCATCAATTTGGttaagagttgtgggagcattGAAAGGGCTCAAGAGTTGGCCAAAGAGAAAGCTGATCTTGCAATTCAAAGTCTCCAATGCCTTCCTCAGAGTGTGTATCGTTTAGCCCTTGAGGATATGGTGGCATATAACCTTCAGCGGATTGCATAA